One region of Primulina huaijiensis isolate GDHJ02 unplaced genomic scaffold, ASM1229523v2 scaffold11459, whole genome shotgun sequence genomic DNA includes:
- the LOC140965636 gene encoding uncharacterized protein isoform X2 — translation MASLSAACSIFGTSMQIPLKSNSRQNPRMVSFGWPTTGPRNIRVPRFQICALKSETLDKICGIVKEQLALTADVAVTPDSKFSDLGADSLDTVEIVMKLEEEFDITVPEDNSGNIATIKEAAELIEKLVEQKVAT, via the exons ATGGCTTCTCTTTCAGCTGCTTGTAGTATATTTGGGACATCAATGCAAATCCCTCTGAAGAGTAATTCCAGACAG AATCCTAGGATGGTGTCCTTTGGTTGGCCAACAACCGGCCCTCGCAATATCAGAGTTCCAAGATTCCAGATTTGTGCT TTGAAGTCGGAGACACTGGATAAAATATGTGGCATAGTGAAGGAGCAGCTGGCTTTAACCGCTGATGTTGCAGTCACCCCTGATAGTAAATTCTCAGATCTTGGTGCTGATTCTCTCGACACT GTTGAAATAGTGATGAAGTTGGAGGAGGAGTTTGATATCACTGTGCCGGAAGATAATTCAGGcaatatagcaacaataaaagAAGCCGCTGAATTGATCGAGAAACTCGTTGAGCAGAAGGTTGCTACTTAG
- the LOC140965668 gene encoding protein PAM71-homolog, chloroplastic-like, giving the protein MQLLTFQVPGVLVASRNVSKNELRPIFAFINSLPFPPSLPRIFFSQSSSSLCHWEAPQLCVRRRTIKANSLNVGTGSGGYEENQENHKESFPSGGAHIIHSSKIEASPDRIPYPISIALVLFACALVFLLIAFGRGTPSILPAIAKSGFAAAFSLIFVSEIGDKTFFIAALLAMQYEKILVLLGSMGALSLMTVLSVIIGRIFHSVPAQFKTTLPIGEYAAVALLMFFGLKSIKDAWDLPSAVAETDDQGKQESDESVEAEELVKEKVSKRLSNPLEVLWKSFSLIFFAEWGDRSMLATIALGAAQSPWGVASGAIAGHLLATLIAIVGGAFLSCYISEKLVGFIGGALFLVFAFATLLGVF; this is encoded by the exons ATGCAACTCTTGACGTTTCAGGTACCCGGGGTTCTAGTAGCATCAAGAAATGTGAGCAAGAACGAGCTCCGTCCCATATTTGCTTTCATTAATTCACTACCCTTCCCTCCTTCCTTGcccagaatttttttttctcaatcttCATCTTCAT TATGTCATTGGGAGGCACCACAGTTGTGTGTGAGGAGAAGAACAATCAAGGCTAATTCATTAAATGTTGGAACTGGATCTGGAGGCTatgaagaaaatcaagaaaatcacAAAGAAAGTTTCCCCAGTGGCGGAGCTCACATTATTCATTCTTCTAAAAT CGAGGCATCTCCTGATCGAATCCCTTATCCTATCTCAATTGCTCTTGTTCTTTTTGCGTGCGCTTTAGTATTTTTACTGATTGCCTTTGGGAGAGGGACACCATCAATATTGCCAGCAATTGCAAAATCAGGATTCGCTGCTGCATTTTCTTTGATATTTGTTTCTGAGATCGGAGACAA A ACCTTTTTTATTGCTGCACTCTTGGCCATGCAGTATGAGAAAATTCTG GTCCTTTTGGGATCAATGGGTGCTCTATCACTTATGACTGTTTTATCGGTCATAATTGGCCGGATATTTCACTCGGTGCCCGCTCAATTTAAAACAA CCTTGCCAATTGGAGAATATGCTGCAGTAGCACTATTGATGTTCTTTGGTCTTAAATCAATTAAAGATGCATGGGACCTTCCATCCGCAGTAGCTGAAACTGATGATCAAGGCAAACAAGAATCTGATGAATCTGTTGAAGCTGAAGAACTTGTTAAGGAAAAG GTGTCAAAACGTCTTTCAAATCCGCTTGAAGTTCTGTGGAAGTCATTTAGCCTTATATTCTTTGCT GAATGGGGAGACCGTTCGATGTTAGCTACGATAGCCCTAGGTGCAGCTCAG TCTCCATGGGGCGTGGCAAGTGGAGCCATTGCAGGACACTTGCTGGCAACTTTAATTGCAATAGTTGGAGGGGCGTTTTTATCCTGCTACATTTCCGAAAAATTG GTTGGATTCATTGGTGGGGCTTTGTTTTTAGTTTTTGCCTTTGCCACATTACTTGGAGTCTTTTGA
- the LOC140965636 gene encoding uncharacterized protein isoform X1 — protein MASLSAACSIFGTSMQIPLKSNSRQITIQNPRMVSFGWPTTGPRNIRVPRFQICALKSETLDKICGIVKEQLALTADVAVTPDSKFSDLGADSLDTVEIVMKLEEEFDITVPEDNSGNIATIKEAAELIEKLVEQKVAT, from the exons ATGGCTTCTCTTTCAGCTGCTTGTAGTATATTTGGGACATCAATGCAAATCCCTCTGAAGAGTAATTCCAGACAG ATAACTATCCAGAATCCTAGGATGGTGTCCTTTGGTTGGCCAACAACCGGCCCTCGCAATATCAGAGTTCCAAGATTCCAGATTTGTGCT TTGAAGTCGGAGACACTGGATAAAATATGTGGCATAGTGAAGGAGCAGCTGGCTTTAACCGCTGATGTTGCAGTCACCCCTGATAGTAAATTCTCAGATCTTGGTGCTGATTCTCTCGACACT GTTGAAATAGTGATGAAGTTGGAGGAGGAGTTTGATATCACTGTGCCGGAAGATAATTCAGGcaatatagcaacaataaaagAAGCCGCTGAATTGATCGAGAAACTCGTTGAGCAGAAGGTTGCTACTTAG
- the LOC140965635 gene encoding uncharacterized protein isoform X2, which yields MGRLRAKSDYEEIRNARISENQARLASLGLQKTISELRSLSSSAKSERTLVRKYCKVDYRSTPLRRSARLSGKSPTSQGRGSTGNSKEKNPGNGFRGRPKRGSLLMISPEALARRCERKGRGSLYNPVYGICCHFCRQKKLCGEEDCKHCGYLDMDEPCTGKTDCSICHSSNGILCRACLKVRYGEEMEEVRANKEWICPHCVEDKGVNPFWICNSSFCLKQRKMVPTGIAIYRARKMGYKSVAHMLMDELARADKK from the exons ATGGGAAGACTGCGAGCAAAATCTGATTACGAAGAAATCAGAAACGCCCGTATTTCTGAAAACCAG GCTCGATTGGCTTCTTTGGGCCTGCAAAAGACCATCTCAGAACTGCGTTCCCTTTCATCGTCGGCCAAATCTGAAAGAACCCTAGTCAGAAAATACTGTAAAGTTGATTACAGATCCACCCCTTTGCGCCGTTCCGCACGATTGAGTGGAAAATCACCCACGTCTCAAG GTAGGGGTAGTACTGGAAACAGCAAGGAAAAAAATCCTGGAAATGGATTTCGGGGGAGGCCTAAAAGGGGGAGCTTGCTCATGATTTCACCGGAAGCTTTGGCTCGACGTTGTGAGAGAAAAGGCAGGGGGAGTTTGTATAATCCTGTCTATGGCATTTGCTGCCATTTCTGCAG GCAAAAGAAACTGTGTGGTGAAGAAGACTGCAAACATTGTGGTTATCTTGACATGGACGAACCATGTACAG GCAAAACCGACTGCTCAATTTGTCATTCTAGTAATGGTATTCTTTGCCGAGCTTGTCTCAAGGTCAGGTATGGTGAAG AAATGGAGGAAGTTAGGGCGAACAAAGAATGGATTTGCCCTCACTGCGTGGAAGACAAAGGAGTCAACCCTTTTTGGATATGTAATAG TTCATTCTGCCTGAAGCAGCGAAAGATGGTTCCAACTGGGATAGCGATATACAGAG CTCGAAAAATGGGATACAAATCAGTGGCGCATATGTTGATGGACGAGCTTGCACGAGCTGATAAAAAGTAG
- the LOC140965635 gene encoding uncharacterized protein isoform X3 has protein sequence MGRLRAKSDYEEIRNARISENQARLASLGLQKTISELRSLSSSAKSERTLVRKYCKVDYRSTPLRRSARLSGKSPTSQGELVLLKGRGSTGNSKEKNPGNGFRGRPKRGSLLMISPEALARRCERKGRGSLYNPVYGICCHFCRQKKLCGEEDCKHCGYLDMDEPCTGKTDCSICHSSNGILCRACLKVRYGEEMEEVRANKEWICPHCVEDKGVNPFWICNSERWFQLG, from the exons ATGGGAAGACTGCGAGCAAAATCTGATTACGAAGAAATCAGAAACGCCCGTATTTCTGAAAACCAG GCTCGATTGGCTTCTTTGGGCCTGCAAAAGACCATCTCAGAACTGCGTTCCCTTTCATCGTCGGCCAAATCTGAAAGAACCCTAGTCAGAAAATACTGTAAAGTTGATTACAGATCCACCCCTTTGCGCCGTTCCGCACGATTGAGTGGAAAATCACCCACGTCTCAAG GGGAATTGGTTCTTTTGAAAGGTAGGGGTAGTACTGGAAACAGCAAGGAAAAAAATCCTGGAAATGGATTTCGGGGGAGGCCTAAAAGGGGGAGCTTGCTCATGATTTCACCGGAAGCTTTGGCTCGACGTTGTGAGAGAAAAGGCAGGGGGAGTTTGTATAATCCTGTCTATGGCATTTGCTGCCATTTCTGCAG GCAAAAGAAACTGTGTGGTGAAGAAGACTGCAAACATTGTGGTTATCTTGACATGGACGAACCATGTACAG GCAAAACCGACTGCTCAATTTGTCATTCTAGTAATGGTATTCTTTGCCGAGCTTGTCTCAAGGTCAGGTATGGTGAAG AAATGGAGGAAGTTAGGGCGAACAAAGAATGGATTTGCCCTCACTGCGTGGAAGACAAAGGAGTCAACCCTTTTTGGATATGTAATAG CGAAAGATGGTTCCAACTGGGATAG
- the LOC140965634 gene encoding uncharacterized protein isoform X1 has protein sequence MQLSQNYYFSSIHSNATNPNIVFCDSKNLSLKLRNLAFSRTLFPSVKVLSTNFSDRRHQRRGRFAAFVAAKRTSSSDYYSVLNVGRNATLQEIKSAYRKLARKYHPDMNKRPGAEEKFKEISAAYEVLSDNEKRSTYDRFGEEGLHGEFDASNVGPQGMDPFEVFADIFGESNGFFGGNGEPSGFNFSFKEKGSRNLDIRYDLNLSFEESIFGGQREIEVQRTVTCDDCGGTGAKSSSCLKSCTFCGGRGGVVETQKTPFGIMSQVTTCSKCGGDGKIITDSCRKCNGRGHVQAKHRIDVVVPPGIDDGSTMQVRGEGNFDKKRGIAGDLFLVLHIEEKQGIQRDGLDLFSKVNVDYTEAILGTIRKVNTVGGTQDLRIPPGTQPGDKIKLPHLGVPNINRPSARGDHYFTVDVQIPKKIRDAERTLVEKLASLRETEGYSLPVNNGAMQGKHDEDHSSSARSNSDAHWWNPVKDFLWRKQSGERFASVCIRTSAIWRYKSPAVDFPGMVALSAILVSAILFTLQQHIKEMKHDSHSHLSQKR, from the exons ATGCAGTTATCCCAAAACTACTACTTCAGCTCTATCCATTCAAATGCCACAAACCCAAACATTGTCTTCTGCGATTCTAAGAATCTGTCTCTAAAGCTCAGGAACTTGGCATTTTCGAGAACGTTATTTCCGTCGGTTAAAGTCCTCTCTACAAATTTCAGTGACCGTAGACACCAGCGCCGCGGCCGCTTTGCTGCCTTTGTTGCTGCTAAAAGAACCTCCAGTTCCGATTACTATTCTGTTCTCAATGTCGGTAGAAATGCTACTCTGCAAGAAATTAAATCGGCTTATCGTAAACTTGCTCGTAAG TATCATCCAGATATGAACAAGAGACCTGGTGCTGAAGAAAAGTTTAAAGAAATAAGTGCTGCATATGAG GTGTTATCAGACAACGAGAAAAGGTCTACATATGACCGGTTTGGTGAGGAAGGTTTACATGGAGAATTTGATGCATCAAATGTTGGGCCTCAAGGG atggatccatttgAAGTTTTTGCTGATATTTTTGGTGAATCCAATGGTTTTTTCGGAGGAAATGGTGAACCAAGTGGCTTCAATTTTAGTTTCAAAGAGAAAGGAAGTCGGAATCTTGACATTCG atatgatttaaatttgagttTCGAAGAATCAATTTTTGGTGGTCAACGTGAAATTGAGGTACAACGCACTGTTACATGTGATGATTGTGGTGGAACGGGTGCAAAGTCCAGCAGTTGTCTGAAGTCGTGTACTTTCTGTGGAGGTAGAGGAGGAGTGGTTGAAACGCAGAAGACACCTTTTGGCATTATGTCTCAG GTGACCACTTGCTCAAAATGTGGAGGTGATGGGAAAATAATTACTGATAGTTGCCGAAAATGCAATGGACGTGGACATGTTCAAGCAAAGCATAGAATTGACGTGGTTGTTCCACCTGGAATTGATGATGGATCCACAATGCAAGTTCGTGGAGAGGGGAATTTCGATAAAAAGAG GGGTATAGCTGGTGACTTGTTTCTGGTCCTCCATATTGAGGAAAAACAAGGAATTCAGAGGGATGGCTTGGATTTGTTCTCAAAAGTAAATGTTGACTACACAGAAGCCATTTTGGGGACAATTAGAAAG GTGAATACTGTGGGAGGTACTCAGGATCTACGAATTCCCCCAGGAACACAGCCAGGAGATAAAATAAAGTTGCCACACTTGGGTGTACCCAACATTAACAGGCCTTCTGCAAGAGGTGATCATTATTTTACTGTGGATGTTCAGATCCCGAAGAAAATTAG GGATGCAGAGCGCACCCTAGTTGAAAAGTTGGCTTCTCTCAGGGAAACTGAGGGCTACTCGCTCCCAGTAAACAATGGAG CAATGCAAGGCAAGCATGATGAAGATCACAGCTCAAGCGCTAGAAGCAATAGTGATGCGCACTGGTGGAATCCAGTCAAAGACTTCTTGTG GAGAAAGCAATCTGGGGAAAGATTTGCATCAGTTTGTATCCGTACATCGGCAATTTGGAGATACAAAAGCCCTGCAGTAGATTTTCCTGGCATGGTTGCTCTTTCTGCCATTTTGGTTTCTGCAATTCTGTTTACGCTACAGCAACACATTAAAGAAATGAAACACGATTCTCATTCTCATCTCTCTCAGAAAAGGTGA
- the LOC140965634 gene encoding uncharacterized protein isoform X2, with translation MQLSQNYYFSSIHSNATNPNIVFCDSKNLSLKLRNLAFSRTLFPSVKVLSTNFSDRRHQRRGRFAAFVAAKRTSSSDYYSVLNVGRNATLQEIKSAYRKLARKYHPDMNKRPGAEEKFKEISAAYEVLSDNEKRSTYDRFGEEGLHGEFDASNVGPQGMDPFEVFADIFGESNGFFGGNGEPSGFNFSFKEKGSRNLDIRYDLNLSFEESIFGGQREIEVQRTVTCDDCGGTGAKSSSCLKSCTFCGGRGGVVETQKTPFGIMSQVTTCSKCGGDGKIITDSCRKCNGRGHVQAKHRIDVVVPPGIDDGSTMQVRGEGNFDKKRGIAGDLFLVLHIEEKQGIQRDGLDLFSKVNVDYTEAILGTIRKVNTVGGTQDLRIPPGTQPGDKIKLPHLGVPNINRPSARERTLVEKLASLRETEGYSLPVNNGAMQGKHDEDHSSSARSNSDAHWWNPVKDFLWRKQSGERFASVCIRTSAIWRYKSPAVDFPGMVALSAILVSAILFTLQQHIKEMKHDSHSHLSQKR, from the exons ATGCAGTTATCCCAAAACTACTACTTCAGCTCTATCCATTCAAATGCCACAAACCCAAACATTGTCTTCTGCGATTCTAAGAATCTGTCTCTAAAGCTCAGGAACTTGGCATTTTCGAGAACGTTATTTCCGTCGGTTAAAGTCCTCTCTACAAATTTCAGTGACCGTAGACACCAGCGCCGCGGCCGCTTTGCTGCCTTTGTTGCTGCTAAAAGAACCTCCAGTTCCGATTACTATTCTGTTCTCAATGTCGGTAGAAATGCTACTCTGCAAGAAATTAAATCGGCTTATCGTAAACTTGCTCGTAAG TATCATCCAGATATGAACAAGAGACCTGGTGCTGAAGAAAAGTTTAAAGAAATAAGTGCTGCATATGAG GTGTTATCAGACAACGAGAAAAGGTCTACATATGACCGGTTTGGTGAGGAAGGTTTACATGGAGAATTTGATGCATCAAATGTTGGGCCTCAAGGG atggatccatttgAAGTTTTTGCTGATATTTTTGGTGAATCCAATGGTTTTTTCGGAGGAAATGGTGAACCAAGTGGCTTCAATTTTAGTTTCAAAGAGAAAGGAAGTCGGAATCTTGACATTCG atatgatttaaatttgagttTCGAAGAATCAATTTTTGGTGGTCAACGTGAAATTGAGGTACAACGCACTGTTACATGTGATGATTGTGGTGGAACGGGTGCAAAGTCCAGCAGTTGTCTGAAGTCGTGTACTTTCTGTGGAGGTAGAGGAGGAGTGGTTGAAACGCAGAAGACACCTTTTGGCATTATGTCTCAG GTGACCACTTGCTCAAAATGTGGAGGTGATGGGAAAATAATTACTGATAGTTGCCGAAAATGCAATGGACGTGGACATGTTCAAGCAAAGCATAGAATTGACGTGGTTGTTCCACCTGGAATTGATGATGGATCCACAATGCAAGTTCGTGGAGAGGGGAATTTCGATAAAAAGAG GGGTATAGCTGGTGACTTGTTTCTGGTCCTCCATATTGAGGAAAAACAAGGAATTCAGAGGGATGGCTTGGATTTGTTCTCAAAAGTAAATGTTGACTACACAGAAGCCATTTTGGGGACAATTAGAAAG GTGAATACTGTGGGAGGTACTCAGGATCTACGAATTCCCCCAGGAACACAGCCAGGAGATAAAATAAAGTTGCCACACTTGGGTGTACCCAACATTAACAGGCCTTCTGCAAGAG AGCGCACCCTAGTTGAAAAGTTGGCTTCTCTCAGGGAAACTGAGGGCTACTCGCTCCCAGTAAACAATGGAG CAATGCAAGGCAAGCATGATGAAGATCACAGCTCAAGCGCTAGAAGCAATAGTGATGCGCACTGGTGGAATCCAGTCAAAGACTTCTTGTG GAGAAAGCAATCTGGGGAAAGATTTGCATCAGTTTGTATCCGTACATCGGCAATTTGGAGATACAAAAGCCCTGCAGTAGATTTTCCTGGCATGGTTGCTCTTTCTGCCATTTTGGTTTCTGCAATTCTGTTTACGCTACAGCAACACATTAAAGAAATGAAACACGATTCTCATTCTCATCTCTCTCAGAAAAGGTGA
- the LOC140965635 gene encoding uncharacterized protein isoform X1: MGRLRAKSDYEEIRNARISENQARLASLGLQKTISELRSLSSSAKSERTLVRKYCKVDYRSTPLRRSARLSGKSPTSQGELVLLKGRGSTGNSKEKNPGNGFRGRPKRGSLLMISPEALARRCERKGRGSLYNPVYGICCHFCRQKKLCGEEDCKHCGYLDMDEPCTGKTDCSICHSSNGILCRACLKVRYGEEMEEVRANKEWICPHCVEDKGVNPFWICNSSFCLKQRKMVPTGIAIYRARKMGYKSVAHMLMDELARADKK, encoded by the exons ATGGGAAGACTGCGAGCAAAATCTGATTACGAAGAAATCAGAAACGCCCGTATTTCTGAAAACCAG GCTCGATTGGCTTCTTTGGGCCTGCAAAAGACCATCTCAGAACTGCGTTCCCTTTCATCGTCGGCCAAATCTGAAAGAACCCTAGTCAGAAAATACTGTAAAGTTGATTACAGATCCACCCCTTTGCGCCGTTCCGCACGATTGAGTGGAAAATCACCCACGTCTCAAG GGGAATTGGTTCTTTTGAAAGGTAGGGGTAGTACTGGAAACAGCAAGGAAAAAAATCCTGGAAATGGATTTCGGGGGAGGCCTAAAAGGGGGAGCTTGCTCATGATTTCACCGGAAGCTTTGGCTCGACGTTGTGAGAGAAAAGGCAGGGGGAGTTTGTATAATCCTGTCTATGGCATTTGCTGCCATTTCTGCAG GCAAAAGAAACTGTGTGGTGAAGAAGACTGCAAACATTGTGGTTATCTTGACATGGACGAACCATGTACAG GCAAAACCGACTGCTCAATTTGTCATTCTAGTAATGGTATTCTTTGCCGAGCTTGTCTCAAGGTCAGGTATGGTGAAG AAATGGAGGAAGTTAGGGCGAACAAAGAATGGATTTGCCCTCACTGCGTGGAAGACAAAGGAGTCAACCCTTTTTGGATATGTAATAG TTCATTCTGCCTGAAGCAGCGAAAGATGGTTCCAACTGGGATAGCGATATACAGAG CTCGAAAAATGGGATACAAATCAGTGGCGCATATGTTGATGGACGAGCTTGCACGAGCTGATAAAAAGTAG